The following nucleotide sequence is from Azospirillum brasilense.
CGACGGGCTGGTTCCCGCCATCGCCCAGGCCGAGGGAACCGGCGAGATCCTGATGATGGCCTGGATGAACCGCGACGCCGTTCTGGAAACGCTGCGCACAGGGCGCGTCTGCTATTGGTCGCGATCCCGCAAGGGGCTGTGGCGCAAGGGCGAGACCTCCGGCCAGATGCAGCGGCTGAAGGACTTCCGCGTCGATTGCGACGGCGACACCCTGCTGGTGATCGTGAAACAGGACGGCGTGGCCTGCCACACCGGACGGCGCAGCTGCTTCTACCGCGCGCTGCGTGATGGGAAGCTCACCATCATTCAAGACGTTGAAACCGATCCTTCGGTTCTCTACGGACACACGCATAAGTAAGACGCTAAACCTTCGCTGCAATGCGAAAAGTGTTTGATCTATGTCAACGTAGCCCGGGGCGGGAAGAGGTAGAAAGCTCTTGTCTCTAACCCTCCCTGTATTCGCCTATGCCGGGGGTTCCAATGGAACCCTCGGCTATTTTTTTGTCCAAAGTCAAAGTCGGTCCGGTTGCAGCGTATCGATAAAATTATCGCAGATTGATGCAGATCAACGAAGCGGGTCGCCCGAACAGTTAAACAGTCCTTGTCTCTAACCCTCCCTGTATTCACTTAACCGGAGATCCACTGGATCTCCGGTTTTTTCTTTTGCGGGCGATGGAGATTGGGATTGCGTTACGGGCGGTGCCGCGTGCGCGTCCAACGCATGAGCGCTCCAATGACGGACAGCGGAACGACGATCACCGCTCCGATCAGGATATAGGGCAGCGCCCAATGGAACATGTCCGCGGCAAGGCGGGCGATGTCCTGGATGGTAGCCCAACTGTTGGTCAGGATGCTGGCCGGATTGATGTCCAGAAAGGACAGAACCAACCCGACCACGAAACACAGCAGAAGCGTTCTGACGACCCAACCCACCAAGACATCACCTCATACTGACGCCAAACGGCGTGGGATTGATCAAGCGCCCCGAGAAACGCCACCGGCACGGAGACCGTTCCTTGCGGTAGATGGTTACGGCGGTGGAGCATGAGAACGCCTTAGCCCCGCCTCACGCACACGCTTTCGAGTTATCCCTATTTTCTGTGGATAACTTTGTGGATGAATCTCGAAGCCCGTTGGGGTGGCGTTAACTTGTCTCCATGCCCTCAAATTGGGCGTGGTCATCGCGACGCGAAACCATTGGATACACTGCACATCGTCAGCGTTACACCGCAACCATAGGCTTCACATCGCTTTGGCCTACGGCAATGGGGATATGGGGATAACTATGTTGACCGTTTTTGAGAATCGACAGAGGGTCCGCTGATGATGACCAGCGGACGGCCCACGATGGTGCTGGAGGAATGGTGCTGCGGAGAAAGGTGGCGACCCCAGCAGGATTCGAACCTGCGACCTATCGCTTAGAAGGCGATTGCTCTATCCAACTGAGCTATGGGGCCCCGGTCCGGATCAGAATCGCGGACGGTCCATACGGAAGTTGTCGGCGTAGTTGCGCGGACGGACGCGGCGCACCGGCGCATCCTGGACCGTATAGTCCCAGCCCTTGCGCTGGGCGAAGGCGACCGCCTCCTCCGACGTCTCGAAACCGATGCGCACCTGGTTCAGCGTATCGCCGGAGCTGATCCAGCCCATCAGCGGCTCCGGACGGCGCGGGGTTTCGATCTCGTACTCGAGCAACCAACGATGCGTCTTGGCACGCCCGGACTGAGTGGCCGCTTTGCTCGGCTGGTAGATCCGGACCTTCATGACGCGGCATCTCCTCTGATACGTGCGTGTGCATCGTTCGAATTTCGTTGGTCGGGGCGCCCGGATTCGAACCGGGGGCCTCCAGTACCCAAAACTGGCGCGCTGA
It contains:
- the hisI gene encoding phosphoribosyl-AMP cyclohydrolase, which produces MTDATAPGASVEPSFDDVIAAIAFNADGLVPAIAQAEGTGEILMMAWMNRDAVLETLRTGRVCYWSRSRKGLWRKGETSGQMQRLKDFRVDCDGDTLLVIVKQDGVACHTGRRSCFYRALRDGKLTIIQDVETDPSVLYGHTHK
- a CDS encoding DUF6460 domain-containing protein → MGWVVRTLLLCFVVGLVLSFLDINPASILTNSWATIQDIARLAADMFHWALPYILIGAVIVVPLSVIGALMRWTRTRHRP
- a CDS encoding ETC complex I subunit; the protein is MKVRIYQPSKAATQSGRAKTHRWLLEYEIETPRRPEPLMGWISSGDTLNQVRIGFETSEEAVAFAQRKGWDYTVQDAPVRRVRPRNYADNFRMDRPRF